The proteins below are encoded in one region of Lactuca sativa cultivar Salinas chromosome 3, Lsat_Salinas_v11, whole genome shotgun sequence:
- the LOC111880200 gene encoding F-box protein At5g39250: MSNNMSSDEILKAVFPLLNGPDLASCMSVCKHWQQIAQDDYFWKCLCARKWPSTCKNPSPPVTYHKLFKTFYKREHRRTLLPPRISLNDLEFYIDIWADDEILFSQVIQGPALRKGMWTPPPGICDTLKYHLEGPEYKMTLPVDPKFAVPYTQTVSVSVLVSRKDTNKVACIINKSMFDYIDRSAYRALAFDYLVFSPIYPFVSGIRAWISLLFMEHGEEGIIDVFGVEMDFCDAANSEDEVLWLLDMLDWK; encoded by the coding sequence ATGAGTAATAATATGTCATCTGATGAAATATTAAAGGCTGTTTTCCCCCTACTAAATGGCCCTGATTTAGCTTCTTGTATGTCTGTATGCAAACACTGGCAACAAATAGCTCAAGATGATTACTTCTGGAAATGTCTATGTGCAAGAAAATGGCCTTCAACATGCAAAAATCCATCACCTCCTGTAACATACCACAAATTATTCAAAACATTCTACAAACGTGAACACAGAAGGACACTTTTACCCCCAAGAATCTCCCTAAACGACCTTGAATTCTACATTGACATATGGGCAGATGATGAAATACTCTTTTCACAAGTTATTCAAGGACCCGCCCTTCGAAAGGGTATGTGGACCCCGCCACCTGGCATCTGTGACACCCTAAAGTATCATTTAGAAGGTCCAGAATATAAAATGACTTTACCTGTTGACCCAAAGTTTGCTGTTCCTTATACTCAAACTGTTAGTGTTTCTGTTCTTGTATCAAGAAAAGACACCAATAAAGTTGCTTGTATAATCAATAAGTCAATGTTTGACTATATTGACCGATCTGCTTATAGAGCACTTGCGTTTGATTACTTGGTGTTTTCCCCGATTTACCCTTTTGTGTCTGGGATTAGGGCTTGGATTTCTTTGTTGTTCATGGAACATGGGGAGGAAGGGATCATTGATGTGTTTGGGGTTGAAATGGACTTTTGTGATGCTGCTAATTCGGAGGATGAGGTGCTTTGGTTGTTGGATATGCTTGATTGGAAGTAA